From Symphalangus syndactylus isolate Jambi chromosome 5, NHGRI_mSymSyn1-v2.1_pri, whole genome shotgun sequence:
TCAGGACGATGCTTAGGTCATCAGAACAATTCTGTGATATGTGCAGAGTGAGAGTGTCTGATTGATTATGGCCCCAAAGACGCGAGCTGTGGGCACAGGGAGGCTTCCCGGGGCCTGCTTTTGGGCCCTCTCACatgctccccaccccctgccgCTGGGAGCCTCTGGCTTAGGCTGCTTTTGCATCCCCAGGCTCTGCTATGAGGCTGGGTACGTCACTGTTACTGAACACATATATCTTGAGCAACTGAAAATAATCACACACAACCATTCTTCTGGGTGCTGGATGGAAGGGGTGGAGGGACACACAGCTAAGACCGCTTACCGAGACAAGCAGCCCCTGATCACCAATTCAGGGCACTGATGACCCTGTGAGTCCTTAAGTGACAGTCCTTAGCAAAGGGGGGCAGACCAGAGGACCACAGGGCTCCACTTGGCCCTCTGCCCAGGCTTCCATCTTGGGTAGGTGGCAACACGGCTGTCACCCCTTCCCACTCCCAGCCCTGGTCCAGTCTAGTCAGCAGTCCTAGGGAAAGGGCCTGCTTCGTTCCTCAAAGTTCCAGTGAACATCTTAGTATAGAGTCCCACTGGTCTGTCCTGGGTGTAGGCCCCATCACAGCGGTTGGGAAGATGACACTAGCTGATCAGCCAGGCCTGGCACGTGTCCACTCCCCACCTGATCCCCAGGGCCCAGTGATGTGCAGCACCCGGGGCCCAGTGCCCATCCCGGGATCCCACCCGCTGAGCTGCCTGGAGGCAGGTGGTTCCCAGAGAACAGTCAGGGCGTGAGTGCGAGGAGGAGGTGGCATTGTGTTGGTGCGAGTAAAATGACACGTGTCTACCACATGTCAGGTGTCGCAGCCGCCTGGGCAGCATTCACCACTGCCTCGGCCTTCCTCTCCTCTGGGTCTTGAAAGTGGCTGGGCTGGCAGTCATGGTGGAGTTGATGTGAATGAGTTTCGTGTACTGTGGCTCAGGGCTTCATCATGGGCATAGGAAGAGATGGACAGGTCCATGCCATCAAGTCAAGTGACCTCTGTGCTGGGATCTGTCCTGGGTGTTGAGGTCACATCAGTGAGCCCCACACATGGTCCCTGCCTTTCTGGGCCTCCTGTGCAGTTGGGGAGACAGTACACAAATAACAGGCCCAGAAGCTGTTTGGGCCTCAGCATCCTTGCCTGTAAAGTGGGGCTCCAGTGCCTCACTTGGGATCAGGCTGAGTCGGTGAGTGAGTGGCTGCCATCAGTGGAAGACTGGCTCAGGGGCAGGCGCTGCCCAGAAGGAGACGGGACAAACAGGGGAAACAACTGGGCAGGTGCTTCTGCCCTTGGCACAGAGGTACCCCAGGCTGGCGGCTGTCTAGGGGGTGTGGGAACCTGCCTGGGTGTGTACGTGAGTTGCCAGCATCTGCGTCAGCAGGCAGGCATTCTTGGCGCCGACTTTGGCAGGATATCTGTCAGCTCTGGGACCCTGGGTTGCCGCTCACTGTTGGCTTGGAGAGGTCACTGCTCTGCCTCCTTCTCTGGACCATTGTGGTTGCTCTGTTTCAATTTTCCCTGCTTTTTGGCTTTCTCGGTCTTCTGGGTCTTGCTTTGTCCTGCCCATTGCCCTCTCAAGCAGCCCAGTTAACACAGTGCCCCAGAGTGGAGTTACTTCTAGGTGTGGTGGTTCCAGGGCCATAGTTACTAAGGTGAGGAGCTGGGATTCCAGCTCGGGCTGTCTGTAAGAAGAATCCCAGAGGGGCTCGCCCCACACTTGGAGTGTCCAAGCCCAGGCATTCAAGCTACTGTTCAGCCCAAGCTCAGAACCAGCCTCCCTCCCGGCAGggccagggtggggcagggggcaggtgCGATGAGGTGCCTAGGGACCTAGAGCAGGGAGGTCCTTGGAAGCACAGGTGTGTTGATAATGGAACTGAAGCCAAACCTCAGCGTCAGGGCCCTTGAACGTGACCTCAGTGGAGAGGGCTTGGGCTTAGGAGTCCCAGGGCTTGAACTAGCGTTCTTCCTGGTCCTTGGCTCTCCATGTTTCCCCCAACACGGTCTGCACACCAGAGGCAACAAATGCCTCTTAAAATGTCCTGACACTGttgggtggggcaagaggggacAGGGCCACATTTGGGAAATTGTCTGATCACCAAGGGGGTGGTCTGGAGTGAGGAAACTGGAGTGAGGGTTTAGCAATCACAACAAGATTTGGGGAAATGTCGCAGGGTCTGGAATTCAGATTGGGCAATTCTGATCAGTCCCGGGCCAAGCTGTTTGCAAAGCTTCCCTTAGATTAGATCAGCACAGCCTCTCAAGGCCCTGTGCCACTGCATCTGAGGGCCCAGCTTCGAGGATGCACCCAGGAAATAGTTGCCAACAAGTGAGTTGTGGAGGCCTGAGTAGGATGGGGATTTCACTTTACAAGAAAATAATAGTGAGGTACAGGATGGAGGTGGAGCCAGGATACAGCCGGGACCTGCGTCCAGTGCTCTCGCCCCAACCCCCAGAAGGGCTAACCGCATATAGCCTCAGAGCCCTGTGGCCTGTGGGCTGCAGGTTTGGACAGCAGTGTCTTAGGCCGGTCCTCGGTGTACAGTCTACCTGGAGCTTGGGGGTCCAAGCAGCAAGGCCATTCCGGCGTCTGTGCCCTCTCTGCCTAAGCCCAGAAGCAGAGACCTTGCTAGCTCTAATCTCGTCAATTTGTGGCTTCTCTGCCTCTTTGCCAGAGGAGGAGTGAGCAAGAGAGAGCCATGTAGTCGGACACTCATTTACAATTTCATTGACGCGTGAAATCGTTTCCTACCTTTACCAGATTATTACCTAAGTAGAAAATTGACTTGGAGTGGGAGGCGGCAGGAGAGTTACatacttttgaaaattaaaaatgaaaaactttgttATTTAGGGTCCTTTGTTTTTCTTGGCCCCGTTACCAGCAGGAAGACAGCAGCACAGGCTTTTGGGGGTCAAGATACTAGAATGCAGTTTGCTTTTTGGccacgttttcttttctttttttttttttttcaggcttaattcactttatttttcttgtataaaaaCGCTGttgtagccacagctggagcctgGGTCCTCTGCATGGAGACTCTGGTGAGGGTCTTGACAAGGTGGTCAGTGAATTCCTGATCGGGAAACTTGGTGAATACAGTCTCCTTCCACAGGTCAGGGGGACAGGTAGCTGTGGTCTTCGAGATGGCCTCAAAGGTGTTGGCCATGTTTTCTCTAGGTATATGAGTTTTGCTGCCTACTGGCTGAGCCTTGAGTTCATAGTACTGAACCGGGGCCTTGGGTCATGCCACTCACTGGACATTAATGACAGGGCTTTGGAATTCCCCTAGATCGAGCAAGCACTGAACCTGTTTGTTGGCCATCACAACATCACTCTGAGCGCCAGGTCCCCAGGCCTGGTGGAGAAGGGCAGACAAAGGAGGCAGGGGAGGCATCGCGTTGGCCCAAGATCCTGGAGTCAATTGGGGGACCCGGGAAGCTCTGGCTGCATGTTTCTCTGCTTTGCTGAGGCAAATCTGGATCACTTCAGTTAGGGTTCAGCATGTCCTGCTGTCATCTTGGGCCTCTGCCTTGGTCTCAAGGGTGCGTCACTGGCAGCCCCACCTCCAGGCCATCACTTGCCCTAGCTAGGTAAGGAGCCCTGTGGAGACACCTGGATTCGGAGAACATGTCTCCACTGAGCACTTGGGCCTTGATGGCGGCTCTTGTTCCAAGGCAAGGGGGATGTCTAGCCAGTACCGCTTGGAGCCCAGCCCAGGGCAGAGCCTGCTGGGAGCAGGGAAGTGGGTACGTGAGGCTCCGCTTGGGCATCCACGGCAAACCCTGCAGGGATTAGTCACAGAGATCAGGCTCCAGATCCGGACAGTCCATGTGAAAATCCTGGCTGTGGCGGTTTGGGTAGTTTCTTTGCCTCTCTGAGCTGTGGCTTCCTTAGCTCTAAAATGGGACTTACAAGAGAAGCTTCTGCAGAGGACTGTCATGAGAGTGGACTGCGGTCAAAGGCATCAGTTACTTAGCACTTCCCGGACACCTGCCTGAGTCAGGAACACCGTTTGCATGTCCTCTTAACCATGGGAGGCAGCCTCAACTCGAGCTTGCCTAGGGAGTGGCTCATCTGCAGGCCACAGATGTTTGTCCCAGAGCTGGCCCATACCCTGAGAACAAAACCAGTTTCTGCAGGGCAGGGTGAGACCCAGCCACTCTTGCCTGTGTCGTCCTTGGCGACATGGTTGCGGGAGAGGAGCTTGGTTTAGCAGAGGTGAGCAGAGAGTGGGTGGGAGGGGGCAAGGGGGCTTGTGCTGAAGAGTGAGTCCTGAGAGGGCAGATGGACAGGAGGGGCTCCTCTGACCTGTGGGCTTGTTCCCCCACAGGCTGGCGCACCATGTCGGTCAGTGTCCATGAGACCCGCAAGTCGCGGAGCAGCACGGGGTCCATGAACGTCACGCTCTTCCACAAGGCCTCCCACCCGGACTGTGTGCTGGCCCACCTCAACACGCTTCGCAAGCACTGCATGTTCACCGACGTCACGCTCTGGGCGGGCGACCGTGCCTTCCCCTGTCACCGTGCCGTGCTGGCCGCCTCTAGCCGCTACTTTGAGGCCATGTTCAGCCATGGCCTGCGGGAGAGCCGGGACGACACTGTCAACTTCCAGGACAACCTGCACCCGGAAGTGCTGGAGCTGCTGCTGGACTTTGCCTACTCCTCACGCATCGCCATCAACGAGGAGAACGCTGAGTCACTGCTGGAGGCGGGCGACATGCTGCAGTTCCACGACGTGCGGGACGCTGCCGCCGAGTTCCTGGAGAAGAACCTTTTCCCCTCTAACTGCCTGGGCATGATGCTGCTCTCGGACGCCCACCAGTGCCGCCGGCTGTACGAGTTCTCCTGGCGCATGTGCCTGGTGCACTTTGAGACGGTGAGGCAGAGCGAGGACTTCAACAGCCTGTCCAAGGACACACTGCTGGACCTCATCTCGAGTGACGAGCTGGAGACCGAGGACGAGCGGGTGGTCTTCGAGGCCATCCTCCAGTGGGTGAAGCATGACCTGGAGCCGCGGAAGGTCCACTTGCCCGAGCTCCTCCGCAGCGTGCGTCTGGCCTTGCTACCGTCCGACTGCCTGCAGGAGGCCGTCTCCAGCGAGGCCCTCCTCACGGCAGACGAGCGCACCAAGCTTATCATAGATGAGGCCCTGCGCTGCAAGACCAGGATCCTGCAGAATGACGGCGTGGTCACCAGCCCCTGTGCCCGGCCACGCAAGGCGGGCCACACGCTACTCATCCTGGGGGGCCAGACCTTCATGTGTGACAAGATCTACCAGGTGGACCACAAGGCCAAGGAGATCATCCCCAAGGCCGACCTGCCCAGCCCCCGGAAAGAGTTCAGCGCCTCAGCGATCGGCTGCAAGGTCTATGTGACAGGGGGCAGGGGCTCCGAGAACGGGGTCTCCAAGGACGTCTGGGTGTACGACACCGTACATGAGGAATGGTCCAAGGCGGCGCCCATGCTGATTGCCCGCTTTGGCCATGGCTCAGCTGAGCTGGAGAACTGTCTCTATGTGGTGGGGGGACACACGTCCCTGGCAGGTGTCTTCCCGGCCTCACCTTCTGTCTCCCTGAAACAAGTGGAGAAATACGACCCTGGGACCAACAAGTGGATGATGGTGGCCCCCTTGAGGGACGGCGTCAGCAATGCCGCGGTGGTGAGCGCCAAGCTGAAGCTCTTTGTTTTCGGAGGAACCAGCATCCACCGGGACATGGTGTCCAAGGTCCAGTGCTATGACCCCTCGGAGAACAGGTGGACGATCAAGGCCGAGTGCCCCCAGCCTTGGCGGTACACAGCCGCTGC
This genomic window contains:
- the KLHL25 gene encoding kelch-like protein 25; protein product: MSVSVHETRKSRSSTGSMNVTLFHKASHPDCVLAHLNTLRKHCMFTDVTLWAGDRAFPCHRAVLAASSRYFEAMFSHGLRESRDDTVNFQDNLHPEVLELLLDFAYSSRIAINEENAESLLEAGDMLQFHDVRDAAAEFLEKNLFPSNCLGMMLLSDAHQCRRLYEFSWRMCLVHFETVRQSEDFNSLSKDTLLDLISSDELETEDERVVFEAILQWVKHDLEPRKVHLPELLRSVRLALLPSDCLQEAVSSEALLTADERTKLIIDEALRCKTRILQNDGVVTSPCARPRKAGHTLLILGGQTFMCDKIYQVDHKAKEIIPKADLPSPRKEFSASAIGCKVYVTGGRGSENGVSKDVWVYDTVHEEWSKAAPMLIARFGHGSAELENCLYVVGGHTSLAGVFPASPSVSLKQVEKYDPGTNKWMMVAPLRDGVSNAAVVSAKLKLFVFGGTSIHRDMVSKVQCYDPSENRWTIKAECPQPWRYTAAAVLGSQIFIMGGDTEFTAASAYRFDCETNQWTRIGDMTAKRMSCHALASGNKLYVVGGYFGTQRCKTLDCYDPTSDTWNCITTVPYSLIPTAFVSTWKHLPA